Proteins found in one Aneurinibacillus uraniidurans genomic segment:
- the carB gene encoding carbamoyl-phosphate synthase (glutamine-hydrolyzing) large subunit produces MPKLPDIKKVLVLGSGPIVIGQAAEFDYAGAQACLALREEGVEVILVNNNPATIMTDDEVADRIYMEPLTVEAVEKIIAKERPDGVLPTLGGQTGLNLAVELSKAGVLEKYDVQLLGTPLDTIIRGEDREEFKQMMKDIGEPVPESETVQTVEDAVTFANSIGYPVIVRPAYTLGGAGGGFANDEVELRVVAKRGLNASPIQQVLIERSIKGWKEIEYEVMRDANDTCIIVCNMENFDPVGVHTGDSIVFAPSQTLTDRQYQMLRSVACKVIRALGVVGGCNIQYALDPNSDDYYLIEVNPRVSRSSALASKATGYPIARTAAKLALGYHLDEVVNPITGYTYASFEPAIDYVVAKIPRWPFDKFPHADRTLGTQMKATGEVMSIDRTLEGALLKGIRSLEIGIQHVELSYVKEASDDELIEQMVTATDERIFYITEALRRGMSVDIIHEKTQVDHFFLNALARIVKLEKTMADVRWSGMKPELLKEAKLRGFADSTIARLCGASFEEVRTALKEWGIRPAYKLVDTCAAEFVAATPYYYSTWQGRDEVPVTKDGKKVLVLGSGPIRIGQGIEFDYCSVHAAKSLRKHGIQAVVINNNPETVSTDYNTADQLYFEPLALEDVLNVIEKEQVDGVMVQFGGQTAINLAEKLQKAGVHVYGTSVEAIDMVEDRELFYAMLRKLDIPHIPGQGVNSQQGAHLVAEEIGYPVLIRPSYVIGGRGMAVLHNSEELDQYFADWNRYTSSGALFPLLIDKYVSGMEVEIDAICDGDNILIPGIFQHIERAGVHSGDSMAIFPSPHLTDAQREEIGRYAALIAKEMNASGLINLQLVIDDKGTIYVLEVNPRASRTVPIVSKVTGVPMVALATRAQMGEKLADMGYGTGMMPRIPFYAVKGPVFSTIKLNGVDPALGPEMKSTGEVIGLSYSVEEAIGKAIAWKEGICDWLVNGDMILLSLSEQDKAAFVPHIAMLKKLGVQVIATPGTAALLNEHDLQVAEVVETVERVKAICADRPVKAFVNTPTLGNKRGRFGFELRQLALALNIPCFTFLDTFASYLDVHGHGAGEAIDLGSYLNGAKRKESVK; encoded by the coding sequence ATGCCTAAATTACCCGACATCAAAAAAGTTCTCGTTTTAGGCTCCGGTCCGATTGTTATCGGGCAGGCGGCTGAATTTGACTATGCCGGTGCGCAGGCGTGTCTGGCACTGCGTGAAGAGGGCGTAGAAGTTATTCTCGTCAACAATAACCCGGCGACGATCATGACCGATGATGAAGTCGCAGATCGGATCTATATGGAGCCGCTCACGGTTGAAGCGGTGGAAAAGATTATCGCCAAAGAACGCCCGGATGGCGTGCTGCCAACGCTTGGCGGGCAAACAGGTCTAAACCTGGCGGTAGAATTGTCGAAGGCAGGTGTGCTGGAGAAGTATGATGTGCAGCTGCTTGGCACACCGCTTGACACGATTATTCGCGGGGAAGACCGCGAAGAATTCAAGCAGATGATGAAAGACATTGGGGAGCCGGTTCCAGAAAGTGAAACGGTGCAAACGGTCGAAGATGCGGTTACGTTTGCGAACAGCATCGGGTATCCGGTTATTGTACGTCCGGCGTACACGCTTGGCGGTGCAGGCGGCGGTTTTGCCAATGATGAGGTGGAACTTCGCGTGGTAGCAAAGCGTGGTCTGAATGCAAGTCCGATTCAGCAAGTATTGATCGAGCGTAGTATTAAAGGCTGGAAAGAAATTGAGTACGAAGTTATGCGTGATGCGAACGATACGTGCATCATCGTCTGCAACATGGAGAACTTCGATCCGGTGGGCGTGCATACCGGGGACTCGATCGTATTCGCACCGTCCCAAACATTAACAGATCGCCAGTATCAGATGCTGCGCTCGGTAGCATGTAAAGTCATTCGTGCACTTGGTGTTGTAGGGGGCTGCAACATTCAGTATGCGCTCGACCCGAATAGTGATGATTATTATCTTATCGAAGTTAACCCACGGGTAAGTCGCTCGTCTGCGCTTGCTTCGAAAGCAACTGGTTATCCGATTGCCCGTACAGCTGCGAAGCTCGCACTTGGCTATCATCTTGATGAAGTCGTGAACCCGATTACAGGCTACACGTATGCAAGTTTTGAACCAGCGATTGATTATGTCGTGGCGAAAATTCCGCGCTGGCCGTTTGATAAGTTTCCACATGCCGACCGTACGCTTGGCACGCAGATGAAGGCAACGGGTGAAGTCATGTCGATTGACCGTACACTCGAAGGTGCCTTACTGAAAGGCATCCGCTCGCTTGAGATTGGCATTCAGCACGTAGAGCTTAGCTATGTGAAAGAAGCAAGCGACGATGAGCTGATTGAACAGATGGTGACGGCAACCGACGAGCGTATTTTCTACATCACAGAAGCACTTCGCCGTGGCATGAGTGTGGACATCATTCATGAGAAAACCCAGGTGGATCATTTCTTCCTGAACGCGCTTGCTCGGATCGTAAAACTGGAGAAAACCATGGCGGATGTGCGCTGGAGCGGCATGAAGCCGGAACTGCTGAAAGAAGCAAAGCTGCGTGGTTTTGCAGACAGTACGATTGCCCGCCTGTGTGGCGCGAGTTTTGAGGAAGTGCGTACGGCCTTAAAAGAGTGGGGAATCCGCCCAGCTTACAAGCTTGTCGATACATGTGCGGCTGAATTCGTGGCAGCCACACCGTACTACTATTCAACGTGGCAGGGGCGCGACGAAGTTCCGGTTACGAAAGATGGCAAAAAAGTGCTGGTCTTAGGTTCTGGTCCGATCCGTATCGGTCAGGGTATCGAGTTTGACTATTGCTCAGTACATGCGGCGAAATCGCTTCGTAAGCACGGCATTCAGGCGGTTGTCATTAACAACAACCCGGAAACCGTATCGACCGATTACAACACAGCCGATCAGCTGTATTTTGAACCGCTTGCGCTTGAAGACGTATTAAACGTGATTGAAAAAGAACAGGTAGATGGCGTTATGGTACAGTTCGGCGGCCAGACGGCGATCAACCTGGCAGAGAAACTGCAAAAAGCAGGGGTGCATGTATATGGTACGTCTGTAGAAGCGATTGATATGGTAGAAGATCGGGAACTGTTCTACGCGATGCTGCGTAAGCTCGACATTCCGCACATCCCGGGTCAAGGTGTGAACAGCCAGCAGGGGGCACACCTTGTCGCAGAAGAAATCGGCTACCCGGTGCTTATCCGTCCATCGTACGTTATTGGTGGACGTGGTATGGCCGTGCTGCACAATTCGGAAGAGCTGGATCAGTATTTTGCCGACTGGAATCGCTACACATCATCCGGTGCGCTGTTCCCGCTGTTGATTGATAAATATGTGTCCGGTATGGAAGTCGAGATTGATGCGATTTGCGATGGAGATAATATTCTCATCCCGGGCATCTTCCAGCATATCGAACGTGCTGGGGTTCACTCCGGTGATAGTATGGCAATCTTCCCGTCTCCGCATCTTACAGATGCACAGCGTGAAGAGATTGGGCGCTATGCTGCGTTGATTGCAAAAGAAATGAACGCAAGCGGCTTGATTAACTTGCAGCTTGTGATTGATGATAAAGGTACAATCTATGTACTGGAAGTAAACCCACGTGCGTCCCGCACCGTGCCAATCGTGAGCAAAGTAACCGGCGTACCGATGGTGGCACTTGCTACGCGAGCTCAAATGGGTGAGAAACTCGCTGATATGGGATATGGCACAGGCATGATGCCGCGCATTCCGTTCTATGCGGTGAAAGGTCCGGTATTCTCCACTATTAAGCTGAACGGTGTTGATCCGGCGCTTGGACCGGAGATGAAATCAACCGGGGAAGTAATCGGACTTAGCTACTCCGTAGAGGAAGCGATTGGCAAGGCGATTGCCTGGAAAGAAGGTATCTGCGATTGGTTGGTGAATGGCGATATGATTCTGCTATCGCTGTCGGAACAGGATAAAGCAGCATTCGTGCCACACATTGCGATGCTGAAAAAACTGGGCGTACAGGTGATTGCAACACCGGGTACAGCAGCTCTTCTGAACGAGCATGACTTGCAAGTGGCAGAAGTTGTGGAGACGGTAGAGCGTGTAAAAGCCATTTGTGCGGATCGTCCGGTAAAAGCGTTCGTGAATACACCGACGCTTGGAAACAAACGGGGGCGTTTCGGATTTGAACTGCGTCAGCTGGCCCTTGCGCTGAACATCCCGTGCTTTACATTCCTTGATACGTTTGCGTCGTATCTGGACGTACATGGACATGGTGCAGGTGAAGCGATTGACCTCGGCTCGTATTTAAACGGGGCAAAACGAAAGGAGTCTGTGAAATAA
- a CDS encoding carbamoyl phosphate synthase small subunit produces the protein MKGYLVLSTGEIFEGEWFGSAADCTGEVVFNTGMTGYQEVLSDPSYAGQIITFTYPLIGNYGINDRDYESLKPACKGLIVGDLCELPSHYEAGHSLAEIAAHYGIGVLSGIDTRAITHIVRTEGEVYGLMTADPAKLDSFKPQPVGNVVPGVSVKEAQTYSEDAEGPHVALIDFGYKKSILTNLLNGGCKVTVMPYSVTYNEIVALNPDGVFLSNGPGDPKDLTPQLGELKQIVENYPTMGICLGHQLISLMFGCDTERLPYGHRGSNHPVKNVITGKVYLTSQNHGYVVKPESLAVSPLELTFVNVNDKSVEGVRHKTLPISSVQFHPEAHAGPDDTNHLFADFIRQCQATGEKSYA, from the coding sequence ATGAAAGGATACCTCGTATTAAGTACGGGTGAAATTTTTGAAGGAGAATGGTTTGGCAGTGCTGCGGATTGCACCGGTGAGGTCGTATTTAATACAGGTATGACAGGCTACCAGGAAGTACTGTCCGACCCTTCGTATGCCGGACAGATTATTACGTTCACGTATCCGTTGATCGGAAACTATGGAATTAATGACCGCGATTATGAAAGCTTGAAGCCAGCCTGCAAGGGATTGATCGTAGGTGACTTATGCGAGTTGCCGAGTCATTATGAAGCCGGTCACTCGCTTGCAGAGATTGCGGCGCACTATGGAATTGGGGTTCTGTCTGGTATTGATACCCGTGCGATTACCCACATTGTGCGGACGGAAGGTGAAGTGTACGGTTTGATGACGGCTGACCCGGCGAAGCTTGATTCGTTCAAGCCACAGCCAGTTGGCAATGTTGTGCCGGGTGTGTCGGTCAAAGAAGCACAAACGTACAGCGAAGATGCAGAAGGTCCACATGTAGCGCTGATTGACTTTGGCTACAAAAAATCCATTTTAACCAATCTACTAAACGGTGGCTGTAAGGTAACCGTGATGCCGTACAGCGTGACATATAACGAAATTGTAGCACTCAATCCTGACGGTGTATTTCTGTCGAACGGACCAGGGGACCCGAAAGATCTTACACCGCAGCTTGGAGAGTTGAAGCAGATCGTGGAAAACTATCCGACGATGGGTATTTGCTTGGGACATCAGCTTATCTCATTGATGTTTGGCTGCGACACCGAGCGCCTGCCGTACGGACATCGCGGTAGCAACCATCCAGTGAAGAACGTCATCACAGGTAAAGTGTATCTGACCTCACAAAATCACGGCTACGTTGTGAAGCCGGAGTCACTTGCGGTATCACCACTTGAATTGACATTTGTGAACGTAAACGATAAATCAGTCGAAGGTGTTCGTCATAAGACATTGCCGATCTCGTCTGTGCAGTTCCATCCGGAAGCACATGCGGGCCCGGATGATACGAATCATTTGTTCGCGGACTTTATCCGCCAATGCCAGGCTACAGGAGAGAAGAGTTATGCCTAA
- the argB gene encoding acetylglutamate kinase: MGNQLVIKCGGSTLEQLPASFYEDLTALQQGETNVVIVHGGGPAISNTLKQMGIEPHFIDGLRVTDAPTLKVAKMVLIGDTNKQVVTSIQQAGGRAAGISGIDGKTIQVTQGPEHLGFVGEIQRVEPTLIEALSGAGMIPVIAPLGVDETGQVYNINADTAAGAVAGALGVGQLVMVTDVPGVMQEIDGVKQVLPQLDRIQIEALIADGVIYGGMIPKVRAALDALGQQVEEVLIINGYEPGILRRVAAGDAVGTKIVAEGKVEHA; the protein is encoded by the coding sequence ATGGGAAATCAGCTCGTAATTAAATGCGGCGGCAGCACGTTAGAACAGCTGCCTGCCTCTTTTTATGAAGATCTAACAGCCCTTCAGCAGGGTGAGACGAACGTGGTGATCGTACATGGTGGTGGCCCAGCCATTTCCAATACATTAAAGCAAATGGGGATTGAGCCGCACTTTATTGACGGACTGCGTGTAACTGACGCGCCGACGTTAAAGGTTGCAAAAATGGTGCTCATTGGAGATACAAATAAGCAAGTTGTGACTAGCATCCAGCAGGCGGGTGGACGTGCAGCAGGCATTAGCGGCATTGACGGTAAGACAATTCAGGTAACACAAGGGCCGGAACACCTCGGGTTTGTCGGTGAGATTCAGCGCGTAGAACCAACGCTGATCGAAGCGTTGAGCGGAGCAGGGATGATCCCGGTCATTGCACCGCTTGGTGTAGATGAAACAGGACAGGTATATAACATTAATGCGGATACCGCAGCGGGTGCAGTTGCTGGAGCGCTTGGCGTAGGGCAGCTCGTGATGGTAACGGATGTACCAGGCGTGATGCAGGAGATTGACGGTGTGAAGCAAGTACTTCCACAGTTGGATCGGATACAGATTGAAGCATTAATTGCGGATGGTGTGATTTATGGCGGCATGATTCCGAAGGTGCGGGCAGCACTCGATGCGCTCGGCCAGCAGGTAGAAGAAGTGCTGATTATTAATGGCTATGAACCAGGGATTTTACGGAGAGTGGCAGCCGGGGATGCTGTCGGAACGAAAATTGTAGCGGAAGGCAAGGTGGAACACGCATGA
- a CDS encoding transketolase family protein, which produces MSNETAKKIATRDAYGQALVELGHANKDIVVLDADLAKSTKTADFAKAFPERFFDVGIAEANMIGMAAGLAASGKIPFASTFALFGSLRVADMVRNSVCYPNLNVKIAVTHQGLTLGEDGASHQAVEDVALMRAIPNMTVIMPADATETKKAIHAAANTYGPMYIRMGRPGVPVLFDDSYEFEIGKGVQIREGNDVAIIATGVMVHIAVKAAEQLAKEGIQARVINMATIKPIDADIIVKAARETKGIVTAEECNIYGGLGAAVAEVLCEQHPAKLRRVGVEDTFGESGTPDELLQKYGLTAENIVAKAKELL; this is translated from the coding sequence ATGAGTAACGAGACAGCAAAGAAAATTGCAACCCGCGACGCATATGGTCAGGCGCTTGTTGAGCTTGGACATGCGAATAAAGATATCGTTGTTCTTGATGCCGATCTGGCGAAATCAACGAAAACAGCAGATTTTGCAAAAGCATTCCCAGAGCGATTCTTTGATGTAGGGATTGCAGAAGCGAATATGATCGGGATGGCTGCAGGTTTGGCAGCATCGGGGAAAATTCCGTTTGCTAGCACGTTTGCGCTGTTTGGCTCTCTGCGTGTAGCGGATATGGTTCGCAACTCGGTATGTTACCCGAATCTGAACGTGAAAATTGCCGTGACTCATCAAGGTCTGACACTTGGCGAAGACGGTGCTTCTCACCAGGCTGTTGAGGACGTAGCACTTATGCGTGCGATTCCGAACATGACAGTTATTATGCCAGCAGATGCAACGGAAACGAAAAAAGCAATTCATGCGGCAGCGAATACATATGGCCCGATGTACATTCGGATGGGCCGTCCGGGCGTTCCGGTGTTGTTCGATGACAGCTATGAGTTTGAAATCGGTAAAGGTGTACAAATTCGCGAAGGAAACGATGTGGCGATCATCGCAACAGGCGTGATGGTTCATATCGCAGTTAAAGCAGCGGAACAGCTTGCTAAAGAAGGCATTCAGGCACGCGTGATCAATATGGCAACGATCAAGCCGATTGATGCAGATATTATCGTGAAAGCGGCGCGTGAAACGAAAGGGATCGTAACAGCTGAAGAGTGCAACATTTACGGTGGCCTTGGTGCTGCGGTAGCAGAAGTGCTGTGTGAACAGCATCCAGCTAAACTTCGCCGTGTTGGTGTGGAAGATACATTCGGTGAATCTGGTACACCGGACGAACTGCTTCAGAAGTACGGTCTGACAGCGGAGAATATTGTGGCGAAAGCGAAAGAGTTGCTTTAG
- a CDS encoding acetylornithine transaminase, with translation MSSLFPNYGRWPIQIVKGEGNYLWDAEGNKYLDLVAGIAVTSLGNVPPKVKAKVQEQLDTLWHCSNLFEIPVQEKLADKLVSLTCGSRAFFCNSGAEANEAAIKLARRYMQKIKGENRYEVITFTQSFHGRTLATLTATGQDKVKDGFAPLPEGFVTVPYNDLEALKAAITDQTCAIMLEMIQGEGGVHPADPEFAKGIKQLCEQHDLLLIVDEVQTGIGRTGKWFAHQHYGLEPDIITVAKGLGSGFPIGAIVGKEKLADAFSAGSHGTTFGGNPLASAAGLATLETIEEDNYLDRVTEIGAFFAEELQKLAVKHQEVITVRGKGLMMGVELSIEAAPIVNAMREQHHILLLMAGPKVLRLLPPFTITKEEIAHAVNVLDDVLTAVKANV, from the coding sequence ATGAGCAGCTTATTTCCAAACTATGGACGTTGGCCGATCCAGATTGTAAAAGGGGAAGGGAATTATTTATGGGATGCGGAAGGTAACAAGTATCTTGATCTTGTTGCAGGTATTGCCGTTACATCGCTTGGCAATGTTCCACCGAAAGTAAAGGCAAAAGTACAGGAGCAGCTTGATACGCTGTGGCATTGCTCGAACTTGTTCGAAATTCCGGTGCAGGAGAAGCTAGCTGATAAGCTTGTATCGCTCACATGTGGCAGCCGGGCATTTTTCTGCAACAGTGGCGCGGAAGCGAACGAAGCGGCGATTAAGCTGGCTCGTCGTTACATGCAAAAAATCAAAGGTGAAAACCGTTATGAAGTGATCACCTTCACCCAGTCGTTCCACGGACGTACATTGGCAACACTGACAGCGACCGGACAGGATAAAGTAAAAGATGGATTTGCTCCACTGCCGGAAGGATTTGTGACCGTACCTTACAATGACCTTGAAGCTCTTAAAGCAGCGATTACCGATCAAACATGCGCGATCATGCTGGAGATGATTCAAGGTGAGGGCGGAGTTCATCCGGCTGACCCGGAATTTGCAAAAGGCATTAAACAATTGTGTGAGCAACACGATTTGCTGCTCATTGTCGATGAAGTGCAGACTGGCATTGGACGTACAGGCAAATGGTTTGCCCACCAGCATTATGGGCTTGAACCGGATATTATTACAGTGGCAAAAGGACTAGGCAGCGGCTTCCCGATTGGGGCGATTGTCGGCAAGGAAAAACTGGCCGATGCATTTAGCGCCGGTAGTCACGGCACAACATTCGGTGGCAATCCGCTCGCAAGTGCAGCCGGTCTTGCTACACTGGAAACGATTGAAGAAGACAACTACCTAGACCGTGTAACAGAGATTGGTGCATTTTTTGCCGAAGAATTGCAGAAGTTGGCTGTCAAGCATCAGGAAGTCATCACCGTTCGTGGCAAAGGTCTGATGATGGGTGTGGAGCTTTCGATAGAGGCAGCACCGATCGTAAATGCGATGCGTGAACAGCACCATATCTTGCTGCTAATGGCAGGTCCAAAGGTATTGCGCCTGCTGCCACCGTTTACGATTACAAAAGAGGAAATTGCGCATGCGGTGAATGTACTTGATGACGTATTAACCGCTGTAAAGGCGAACGTATAG
- a CDS encoding c-type cytochrome, whose protein sequence is MKKSMMIASFLLVIALAVGCGVAKSDNQGNKPTAQAPAGKPSGGAAGKTGSTAGGAHVEEQKIYQTRCTACHGQDMKGGAGPDLTKVGSRYKNTNEIKTILLKGKDGMPGGLVTEEEAKKLSDWLMTMK, encoded by the coding sequence ATGAAGAAGTCCATGATGATAGCAAGTTTTCTTCTCGTTATCGCACTAGCTGTGGGCTGTGGCGTTGCGAAGAGCGACAATCAAGGAAATAAGCCGACTGCACAGGCTCCAGCAGGCAAGCCAAGTGGCGGGGCAGCAGGGAAGACAGGAAGTACTGCGGGTGGTGCTCATGTTGAGGAGCAGAAAATATATCAGACCAGATGTACAGCCTGCCATGGTCAGGATATGAAGGGTGGAGCGGGTCCGGATTTGACAAAGGTCGGAAGTCGTTACAAAAATACAAATGAAATCAAAACGATCTTGCTGAAAGGTAAAGATGGCATGCCGGGCGGGCTTGTGACAGAAGAGGAGGCGAAGAAACTGTCAGACTGGCTGATGACGATGAAGTAA
- the argC gene encoding N-acetyl-gamma-glutamyl-phosphate reductase, with translation MNISIIGASGYSGAELIRLLLQHPEANITAIYSNSQAGKAIQEVYPHLNHIFTEQLETIDCAKIQAEADVVFIATPSGVSSKLTPALMNGKLRIIDVSGDLRLEAPELYKEWYGKEPITQDYLDQAVYGLSEWSAAAIADAKLLANPGCYPTATLLSLLPLLNEGLIDGKSIIVDAKSGVTGAGRGASLGTHFCEVNESISAYKVGKHQHTPEIEQTLRKLTGRDAIISFTPHLVPMNRGILATSYATLADGVGAEQVAVAFSKAYEGKSFVRLRPGAYPKTKEVTGSNYCDIAWHIDERVGRIVLLSVIDNVVKGAAGQAVQNMNIMFGLPETTGLAFTPVYP, from the coding sequence GTGAACATTTCGATTATCGGAGCAAGCGGCTATAGTGGAGCTGAGCTCATTCGCCTGCTTCTTCAGCACCCGGAAGCGAACATTACTGCGATTTACTCCAACTCACAGGCGGGTAAAGCAATCCAGGAAGTGTACCCGCACTTGAATCATATTTTCACCGAGCAACTCGAGACAATTGATTGTGCCAAAATTCAGGCAGAAGCAGACGTTGTATTTATCGCCACACCATCTGGTGTCAGCAGCAAGCTGACACCTGCGCTTATGAACGGGAAATTACGCATTATTGATGTTTCTGGAGATTTACGATTGGAAGCACCGGAACTTTATAAAGAGTGGTACGGCAAAGAGCCGATCACACAGGATTATCTTGATCAGGCAGTATACGGATTGTCCGAATGGAGTGCGGCGGCTATCGCGGATGCGAAGTTGCTTGCAAACCCAGGATGCTATCCGACAGCAACCCTGCTGAGCTTATTGCCGCTTCTAAACGAAGGATTGATTGATGGGAAATCTATCATTGTGGATGCGAAATCTGGCGTGACAGGTGCTGGACGTGGGGCATCACTTGGCACCCATTTCTGTGAAGTGAATGAAAGCATCTCTGCGTACAAGGTAGGGAAGCATCAGCATACACCAGAGATCGAACAGACACTCCGTAAGCTGACAGGCCGGGATGCGATTATTTCCTTTACCCCACATCTGGTGCCGATGAACAGGGGGATTCTCGCGACATCATATGCAACGCTTGCAGACGGTGTAGGTGCCGAGCAGGTCGCAGTGGCATTTAGTAAGGCGTATGAAGGTAAATCGTTTGTACGGTTACGTCCAGGTGCGTATCCGAAAACAAAAGAAGTAACCGGCTCGAACTACTGCGACATCGCCTGGCATATTGACGAGCGGGTAGGACGCATCGTGTTGCTGTCCGTCATTGATAACGTCGTGAAAGGCGCGGCCGGTCAGGCGGTGCAAAATATGAATATCATGTTTGGACTTCCGGAAACAACCGGGCTTGCATTTACGCCGGTTTATCCATAA